The following are encoded together in the Gordonia insulae genome:
- a CDS encoding dipeptide ABC transporter ATP-binding protein, with protein MSAPADPTAADPDVEASGVPALEVTDLRVTFDYPRPAVAGISLRVDRGQILALVGESGSGKTMTARAAIGLLPETAAASGSVKVDGVEVLNRSEKELNAVRGTRVAMIFQEPQTALNPVQTVGWQLRQALRTHKRLSRRAAQERAIELLRLVEIPDPQTRVGYYPHQLSGGQKQRVVIALALANDPVLLLADEPTTALDVSVQREILDLLLRLRERTDAGILLITHNLGVVADIADRVVVVQLGEVIERGDVFDIFANPTQPYTRQLLAAVPTLPSPGAGTAVATVNEPEPDTAVVRVDDITVRYPGRFGNAPHTALSKVALTVHPGEVVGVVGESGSGKTTLGRTIGGLITPTSGRILLDGKDLAAVSRKELRALRRSIAFVPQDPTASLDPRFTVAESVREPLEIHRIGTRDEQNSRVADLLDAVQLPRSFAARLPHELSGGQRQRVALARALAVDPKLLIADEPTSALDVSVQARVLELFARLQRDLGFAALFISHDLAVVERVADRVAVLRDGLLVETGDARTVLTAPADEYTRALLAAVPYPDPVRQRAGRVAVVGASAG; from the coding sequence ATGTCCGCACCAGCCGATCCGACCGCTGCCGACCCCGACGTCGAGGCCTCCGGCGTCCCGGCGCTGGAGGTCACCGACCTACGGGTCACCTTCGACTATCCGCGTCCGGCCGTCGCCGGGATCAGCCTGCGTGTGGACCGCGGACAGATCCTCGCACTCGTGGGCGAATCCGGTTCGGGCAAGACGATGACCGCGCGGGCGGCGATCGGCCTGCTCCCCGAGACCGCGGCGGCGTCGGGCTCGGTGAAGGTCGACGGCGTCGAGGTGCTGAACAGATCGGAGAAGGAACTCAACGCCGTGCGCGGCACCCGCGTGGCGATGATCTTCCAGGAACCGCAGACGGCCCTCAATCCGGTGCAGACCGTCGGGTGGCAACTCCGCCAGGCCCTGCGGACCCACAAACGGTTGTCCCGGCGTGCCGCCCAGGAGCGGGCGATCGAACTCCTGCGCCTCGTCGAGATCCCGGATCCGCAGACCCGCGTCGGGTACTACCCACATCAGCTGTCCGGCGGGCAGAAGCAGCGGGTCGTGATCGCACTCGCGCTCGCGAATGACCCGGTGCTGCTGCTCGCGGACGAGCCGACGACCGCGCTGGACGTCTCTGTGCAACGGGAGATCCTCGATCTCCTGCTGCGGCTGCGGGAGCGCACCGACGCCGGAATCCTCCTCATCACCCACAATCTCGGTGTCGTGGCCGACATCGCCGATCGGGTCGTCGTGGTCCAACTCGGCGAGGTGATCGAGCGCGGCGACGTGTTCGACATCTTCGCGAATCCGACCCAGCCCTACACGCGGCAACTGCTGGCGGCGGTCCCCACGTTGCCGTCGCCGGGGGCCGGCACCGCCGTCGCGACGGTCAACGAACCCGAGCCCGACACCGCCGTTGTCCGTGTCGACGACATCACCGTCCGGTACCCGGGGAGATTCGGCAACGCCCCGCACACCGCGCTGTCGAAGGTGGCGCTGACCGTGCACCCCGGCGAGGTCGTCGGCGTGGTCGGCGAATCCGGTTCGGGCAAGACGACATTGGGGCGAACGATCGGCGGCCTGATCACCCCGACGTCGGGCCGGATCCTGCTGGACGGCAAGGATCTCGCAGCGGTGTCCCGCAAAGAGCTCAGGGCGCTGCGGCGCTCCATCGCCTTCGTGCCGCAGGACCCCACGGCGTCGCTGGATCCACGCTTCACCGTCGCGGAGTCGGTCCGCGAGCCGCTGGAGATCCATCGGATCGGCACCCGCGACGAGCAGAACTCCCGTGTCGCCGATCTGCTCGACGCCGTGCAGTTGCCGCGGTCGTTCGCCGCCCGGCTGCCACACGAACTCTCCGGCGGGCAGCGCCAACGCGTCGCGCTCGCGCGCGCACTCGCCGTCGATCCGAAGCTCCTGATCGCCGACGAGCCGACCAGTGCCCTCGATGTCTCCGTGCAGGCACGAGTCCTGGAACTCTTCGCCCGGTTGCAGCGCGACCTCGGGTTCGCGGCGCTGTTCATCAGCCACGACCTCGCCGTGGTGGAACGGGTCGCCGACCGCGTCGCGGTCCTTCGGGACGGGCTGCTGGTGGAGACCGGCGATGCACGCACAGTGCTGACGGCGCCCGCAGACGAGTACACCCGCGCGCTGCTGGCGGCGGTCCCCTACCCC